In a genomic window of Lacrimispora sp. BS-2:
- the rnc gene encoding ribonuclease III produces the protein MSRNLKELEERIGYHFSDKHLMTQAMTHSSYANEHRLNKLECNERLEFLGDSVLEVVSSDCLYHKYPEKPEGDLTKIRASIVCEPTLAYCAEDIRLGEYLLLGRGEEATGGRGRASIVSDAMEALIGAIYLDGGFANAKEFILRFIMNDLEHKQLFYDSKTILQEIVQSKTEEPLSYELLREEGPDHNKVFETQVLIGQEVIGQGTGRTKKAAEQVAAYHGILSLKGMDNNKETPCGYTSMYGKHGQ, from the coding sequence ATGAGCAGGAATTTAAAAGAACTGGAGGAGCGGATCGGCTACCATTTTTCGGACAAGCATCTTATGACACAGGCCATGACCCACAGCTCCTATGCCAATGAACACCGGTTAAATAAGCTGGAATGCAACGAACGCCTGGAGTTTTTGGGCGACTCTGTGCTTGAGGTGGTTTCCAGTGACTGTCTGTATCACAAATATCCGGAAAAGCCGGAGGGTGATTTGACAAAGATACGTGCCAGTATCGTCTGCGAGCCGACTCTTGCCTATTGTGCAGAGGATATAAGGCTTGGAGAGTATCTGCTTTTAGGCAGGGGGGAAGAAGCCACCGGAGGCAGGGGACGTGCGTCGATTGTTTCTGATGCTATGGAAGCGCTGATTGGGGCCATTTATCTGGACGGTGGTTTTGCTAATGCAAAAGAGTTTATCCTTCGTTTCATCATGAATGATCTGGAACATAAGCAGCTCTTTTATGATAGCAAGACTATCTTGCAGGAGATCGTACAGAGTAAGACAGAAGAGCCTTTGAGCTATGAGCTTTTGCGGGAAGAGGGACCGGATCATAACAAGGTATTTGAGACTCAGGTCCTCATAGGCCAGGAGGTGATCGGCCAGGGGACCGGACGGACGAAAAAGGCAGCAGAGCAGGTGGCAGCCTATCATGGGATTCTCAGCCTTAAGGGAATGGACAACAATAAGGAAACACCCTGCGGGTATACCTCTATGTACGGAAAGCATGGACAATAA
- the acpP gene encoding acyl carrier protein produces the protein MEFEKLQNIIAEVLNIEPDEVTMNSTFVDDLGADSLDVFQIIMGIEEEFDIEIPTEVAENIVSVNDAVEQIKNALN, from the coding sequence ATGGAATTTGAGAAGTTACAGAACATAATTGCAGAGGTATTAAATATTGAGCCGGATGAGGTGACCATGAACTCCACATTTGTGGATGACCTTGGCGCTGACTCCCTTGATGTGTTCCAGATCATTATGGGCATTGAGGAGGAATTTGATATTGAGATTCCAACGGAAGTGGCAGAAAACATCGTAAGTGTCAATGACGCAGTAGAACAGATCAAGAATGCTTTAAATTAA
- a CDS encoding MATE family efflux transporter translates to METDMTRGNPLPIILKFTLPLLMGNIFQQLYNMADTIIVGRFVGPDALAAVGSTGTIMFLVIGFSQGMSTGFTVLTSQRFGAGDENGAKRSVANGIILSFFVVAAMTVLSLAFMRTLLRAMNTPGDIFEDAYTYISIICMGIIANVFYNLFSSYLRSVGNSRSPLLFLMFSACLNVVLDLVFIIKFKMGVAGAAWATNLSQGISAILCIFYIYKKVPVLTPKRNHWKLNETDTRHQLSVGIPMALQFGITASGTIIMQSAVNLFGSTAVAAYTAANKFQGMVIQGMLAMGQTMATYSGQNYGKGDIGRIRHGVRLVLGTGVVYSVLCSVIVCLALPYALRLFFSGDVDITEMLPWAKTYIYLCSVFYIPLGMIFIFRNTMQGCGYGFLPMLGGVVELVARLVTAAVAIRLLSFPLACACDPAAWLSAGLFTLISYVYIMKKVEKNRESQGPV, encoded by the coding sequence ATGGAAACCGATATGACAAGAGGCAATCCTCTTCCGATCATTTTAAAATTTACGCTTCCGCTTCTAATGGGAAATATTTTTCAGCAGCTTTATAACATGGCAGATACCATTATTGTCGGCCGTTTTGTTGGGCCGGATGCCCTGGCCGCAGTAGGCTCCACCGGTACTATCATGTTTCTGGTTATTGGATTTTCCCAGGGAATGAGCACCGGATTTACGGTTCTTACCAGCCAGCGCTTTGGGGCAGGGGATGAAAATGGTGCGAAGCGCTCTGTGGCTAACGGGATCATCCTGTCATTTTTTGTTGTTGCGGCCATGACAGTATTAAGCCTGGCCTTCATGAGAACACTATTAAGGGCTATGAACACACCCGGGGATATTTTCGAGGATGCTTATACCTACATTTCCATCATTTGTATGGGAATTATTGCAAATGTATTTTACAATCTGTTTTCCTCTTATCTCCGTTCCGTTGGAAACAGCCGGAGCCCTCTTTTGTTCCTGATGTTTTCCGCCTGCTTAAACGTGGTGCTGGACCTTGTTTTTATTATTAAGTTTAAAATGGGAGTGGCCGGAGCTGCCTGGGCGACCAATCTTTCTCAGGGGATATCCGCAATCCTGTGTATCTTCTATATCTATAAAAAGGTGCCGGTTTTAACTCCAAAGAGGAATCACTGGAAACTGAATGAGACGGATACAAGGCACCAGCTTTCCGTGGGAATTCCCATGGCTCTTCAGTTTGGAATCACTGCATCAGGAACCATCATCATGCAGTCGGCTGTTAATTTATTCGGTTCAACCGCAGTAGCAGCCTATACGGCCGCCAATAAGTTTCAGGGCATGGTCATTCAGGGAATGCTTGCCATGGGTCAGACAATGGCTACGTATTCGGGTCAAAATTACGGAAAGGGTGACATAGGAAGAATCCGCCATGGCGTCAGGCTGGTGCTTGGGACGGGGGTGGTGTATTCGGTTCTTTGTTCTGTTATTGTCTGCTTAGCCCTTCCCTATGCTTTAAGGCTGTTTTTCTCTGGAGATGTGGATATAACGGAAATGCTTCCATGGGCGAAAACCTATATTTATCTATGTTCTGTTTTTTATATTCCTCTTGGAATGATTTTCATATTCAGAAACACCATGCAGGGATGCGGTTATGGCTTTCTTCCCATGCTGGGAGGAGTTGTAGAGCTTGTTGCCAGACTGGTAACAGCTGCAGTGGCGATCAGGCTTTTAAGTTTTCCCTTAGCCTGTGCCTGTGATCCGGCTGCTTGGTTAAGCGCCGGGCTGTTTACATTAATTTCATATGTCTATATTATGAAAAAGGTGGAAAAAAACAGGGAAAGCCAAGGTCCTGTCTGA
- a CDS encoding ABC transporter substrate-binding protein has translation MKRKVLAAILSMGVIASMAGCSSGQKEAAATTGATTETATEAAATTEETAKEAASGGGSHKVYLITMDQMDQHWVNVDAGAQKAVKELGNVDYKWLAPDVKDDAKQIECINNAVAGGAEAILLAANGPDAVTASLQEAMDAGVKVVYVDSAASLPAVQTLATDNKAAGKTAGEEMIKALKANGIESGKIGIVNVNAATASTVAREEGFRSAFEGTKFEILETQYGEGDAAKSKDIAANYITQGCVGIFGANEGSTVGTGNAIQEAGETVIGVGFDKSDMILQLIKEGYLLATMAQNPDVMGYEGVKTAVNALEGKDTGDKNLDTGVSVLTKEAIK, from the coding sequence ATGAAGCGGAAAGTATTGGCGGCTATTCTTTCTATGGGAGTGATTGCCTCTATGGCAGGCTGCAGCAGCGGGCAAAAAGAGGCGGCAGCTACCACTGGGGCAACAACTGAGACTGCAACGGAAGCTGCAGCTACAACAGAAGAAACTGCGAAAGAGGCAGCTTCCGGCGGAGGCTCACACAAGGTTTACTTAATCACCATGGATCAAATGGACCAGCACTGGGTAAACGTGGATGCAGGCGCCCAGAAGGCCGTAAAGGAGCTTGGAAATGTAGATTATAAGTGGCTGGCTCCTGATGTAAAGGATGACGCAAAGCAGATCGAATGCATCAACAATGCCGTAGCAGGAGGCGCTGAAGCCATTTTACTGGCGGCAAATGGCCCTGATGCAGTGACAGCATCGTTACAGGAAGCCATGGACGCAGGAGTGAAGGTGGTATACGTAGATTCCGCAGCATCCCTGCCGGCGGTCCAGACCCTTGCAACAGATAACAAAGCTGCCGGAAAAACTGCAGGCGAAGAAATGATCAAAGCCTTAAAGGCTAATGGAATTGAATCAGGCAAGATCGGCATCGTAAATGTGAATGCTGCAACCGCATCCACAGTAGCCAGAGAAGAAGGCTTCCGTTCTGCATTTGAGGGAACAAAATTTGAGATTCTGGAAACTCAGTACGGAGAAGGCGATGCGGCAAAATCCAAGGATATTGCTGCAAACTATATCACCCAGGGCTGCGTAGGCATTTTCGGAGCCAATGAAGGCTCTACCGTAGGAACCGGCAATGCCATTCAGGAAGCAGGCGAGACTGTGATCGGCGTAGGCTTTGACAAATCCGACATGATCCTTCAGCTGATTAAGGAAGGCTATCTCCTGGCAACCATGGCTCAGAATCCTGATGTTATGGGATATGAAGGAGTGAAGACAGCGGTTAATGCCCTGGAAGGCAAGGATACAGGAGACAAGAACTTAGACACAGGAGTTTCCGTCCTCACAAAAGAAGCAATAAAATAA
- a CDS encoding ABC transporter permease, with amino-acid sequence MNSKRQSWYKRLFAVRGMGQVVTVGVGLMVMCVVFGIINPTFFSGKNVANLLRQIAPILLIGIGQSYVLITGNIDLSIGSVVGMSCMISATMMTNGINPWAAVLLTLICCLIVGVVNGLLVAKCKLPPFIATLGTMTIARGVAQIVNNNYNTDAIGDGAKGFRNFFYYGKVAGVYNTVIIAIVLWLVFNFLLSKTRTGRHIYAIGSNIEASKLSGVNIVATTTKAYLVSSFCSCIVGLVICATSGMGTMDAGNAYEMYAVAASVIGGVSTLGGQGILIGTVIGASIWGVLQNGLQFAGAPVAIRNIVIGAIVVISVLIDVIVRSGKLGKKNKLEP; translated from the coding sequence ATGAATAGTAAAAGACAGAGTTGGTATAAAAGGCTGTTTGCCGTTCGCGGGATGGGGCAGGTAGTCACTGTAGGTGTGGGACTCATGGTCATGTGCGTTGTTTTTGGCATCATAAACCCTACATTCTTTTCCGGGAAAAATGTTGCGAATCTATTGCGCCAGATTGCGCCCATCCTGTTAATCGGCATCGGCCAGTCCTATGTATTGATCACCGGCAATATTGATTTGTCCATTGGTTCCGTTGTCGGCATGAGCTGCATGATATCTGCGACCATGATGACAAATGGCATAAATCCGTGGGCAGCGGTACTTCTTACCCTGATATGCTGTCTGATCGTAGGAGTGGTCAACGGCTTACTGGTAGCCAAGTGCAAGCTTCCGCCTTTTATTGCAACCTTAGGCACCATGACCATTGCCAGGGGCGTTGCCCAGATCGTCAATAATAACTACAATACCGATGCCATCGGAGACGGGGCAAAGGGGTTTCGGAATTTCTTTTATTATGGAAAGGTTGCCGGAGTGTATAATACGGTGATCATAGCCATTGTTTTATGGCTGGTATTTAATTTCCTCTTAAGCAAAACAAGGACCGGCCGGCATATTTATGCAATCGGAAGCAATATAGAAGCCTCCAAGCTATCCGGGGTAAATATTGTCGCCACTACCACAAAGGCTTATCTAGTCAGCTCCTTTTGTTCCTGTATCGTAGGACTGGTGATCTGTGCAACAAGCGGCATGGGCACCATGGATGCCGGCAATGCCTATGAAATGTATGCTGTGGCGGCTTCCGTAATCGGAGGAGTGTCAACCCTGGGAGGCCAGGGAATCTTAATCGGTACGGTGATCGGTGCTTCCATCTGGGGCGTACTGCAGAATGGCCTTCAGTTTGCAGGTGCTCCGGTTGCCATCCGCAACATTGTCATCGGTGCCATTGTGGTGATCTCCGTATTGATCGATGTAATTGTAAGAAGCGGAAAGCTTGGTAAGAAAAATAAGTTAGAACCATAA
- the plsX gene encoding phosphate acyltransferase PlsX, with protein MIKVAVDAMGGDYAPVEMVAGAVEAVNANKEIQVLLVGQEHIVSEELKKHTYQKDQIQIVNASEVIETDEPPVNAIRKKKDSSIVVGMNLVKQRQADAFVSAGSSGAILVGGQVIVGRIRGVERPPLAPLIPTEKGVSLLIDCGANVDARPSHLVQFARMGSLYMEHVVGVKNPRVAIVNIGAEEEKGNALVKETFPLLKECKDIHFTGSIEAREIPHGGADVIICEAFVGNVILKLYEGVGATLINKVKRGMMGSLRSKIGALLVKPALKESLKSFDVSEHGGAPLLGLNGLVVKTHGNSKAVEVKNSILQCVTFKEQGINDKIRESLKKNDETPSGHTFMPKKNGQE; from the coding sequence ATGATAAAAGTAGCTGTTGACGCCATGGGCGGTGACTATGCACCGGTAGAGATGGTAGCCGGAGCCGTAGAGGCGGTGAACGCGAATAAAGAAATCCAGGTTCTCTTAGTAGGGCAGGAGCATATTGTATCAGAGGAGTTAAAGAAACATACGTATCAAAAGGATCAGATACAGATTGTGAATGCGTCAGAGGTAATCGAGACGGATGAACCTCCGGTTAACGCCATACGAAAGAAGAAAGATTCTTCCATCGTTGTGGGGATGAATCTGGTAAAACAAAGGCAAGCGGATGCATTTGTATCGGCTGGCAGTTCCGGCGCTATACTGGTTGGCGGACAGGTAATTGTCGGACGGATAAGAGGGGTGGAAAGACCACCGCTGGCACCGCTTATCCCAACGGAAAAAGGCGTTTCCCTGCTGATTGACTGCGGAGCCAATGTGGATGCAAGACCATCCCACTTGGTACAGTTTGCCAGGATGGGATCCCTTTACATGGAGCATGTAGTGGGAGTCAAGAATCCAAGAGTGGCTATCGTTAATATCGGCGCAGAAGAAGAAAAGGGAAATGCGCTTGTAAAAGAAACCTTTCCACTGTTAAAGGAGTGCAAGGATATCCATTTTACCGGAAGCATCGAAGCCAGGGAGATTCCGCATGGCGGTGCAGATGTCATTATTTGTGAGGCATTTGTAGGCAATGTAATCCTGAAGCTTTACGAAGGAGTTGGAGCGACCTTAATTAATAAGGTAAAACGCGGTATGATGGGAAGTTTAAGGAGCAAAATCGGAGCGCTGCTTGTAAAGCCTGCTTTGAAGGAAAGCCTGAAATCATTTGATGTATCTGAACACGGCGGTGCGCCGCTGTTAGGACTTAATGGCTTGGTTGTAAAAACCCATGGGAATTCAAAGGCAGTAGAAGTGAAGAACTCCATACTTCAGTGCGTAACCTTCAAAGAACAGGGGATTAATGATAAGATAAGAGAAAGTCTTAAAAAGAATGATGAAACGCCCTCCGGGCATACCTTTATGCCCAAAAAGAATGGGCAGGAATAA
- a CDS encoding ROK family protein, with product MHIVGFDIGGTKCAVFLCRLEGDTIIWIDRKEIQTTSDWRAVLDTLCGYGEGMLKTHEVSRSHCRIGISCGGPLSPDRTVICSPPNLPGWDDVPVVSYLSVKLQMPARMLNDADACALAEWKYGAGKGSLHMIFLTFGTGLGAGFILNGRLYTGACGMAGEVGHVRLKEDGPVGYGKAGSMEGFCSGGGIRQMAVHKAEQMEKEGKKASFQTGEMEKIRAKDVAEAARAGHEDAAELLSESGTYFGRGLSMLIDILNPEVIVAGSIYARAHEFMETAMWDEIRKEALASSAAACRIVPARLGEKIGDYGAVMAAVYE from the coding sequence ATGCATATAGTGGGATTTGATATTGGAGGAACAAAGTGTGCGGTGTTTCTTTGCCGCCTGGAAGGCGATACGATTATATGGATTGACCGGAAGGAAATACAGACAACATCAGACTGGAGAGCCGTGTTGGATACCTTATGTGGTTATGGGGAAGGGATGCTTAAAACCCATGAGGTCTCCCGGTCTCACTGCCGCATCGGGATATCCTGCGGAGGGCCGTTGAGCCCTGACCGCACGGTCATCTGCTCTCCGCCTAACCTGCCGGGGTGGGATGATGTTCCCGTTGTTTCTTATCTGTCGGTAAAGCTTCAAATGCCTGCCAGGATGTTAAACGATGCCGATGCCTGTGCCCTTGCCGAATGGAAATATGGGGCCGGAAAAGGATCTCTTCATATGATATTCCTCACCTTTGGCACCGGCCTTGGCGCGGGGTTTATTTTAAATGGACGTTTATATACTGGAGCCTGCGGCATGGCAGGAGAAGTGGGGCATGTCCGCCTTAAGGAGGATGGGCCGGTGGGATATGGAAAGGCAGGGAGCATGGAAGGATTTTGCAGCGGCGGCGGAATCCGGCAAATGGCAGTACATAAGGCGGAGCAGATGGAAAAGGAAGGAAAAAAGGCATCCTTTCAGACAGGAGAAATGGAGAAGATCAGGGCAAAGGATGTGGCAGAGGCCGCCAGGGCCGGCCATGAGGATGCCGCAGAATTATTGAGTGAGTCAGGAACGTATTTCGGAAGAGGACTGTCCATGCTTATCGATATCCTGAATCCGGAGGTAATCGTTGCCGGCAGCATATACGCCAGAGCCCATGAATTCATGGAAACAGCTATGTGGGATGAAATCCGTAAGGAGGCTCTTGCCTCTTCTGCAGCCGCGTGCAGGATCGTGCCGGCCCGGTTAGGTGAGAAGATAGGGGATTATGGAGCTGTTATGGCTGCGGTTTATGAATAG
- the smc gene encoding chromosome segregation protein SMC: protein MYLKSIEIQGFKSFANKIVFEFHNGITGIVGPNGSGKSNVADAVRWVLGEQKVKQLRSSNMQDVIFSGTELRKPQGFAYVAITLDNSDHHLAIDYDQVTVSRRVYRSGESEYMINGSACRLKDIYELFYDTGIGKEGYSIIGQGQIDKILSGKPEERRELFDEAAGIVKFKRRKLIAQKKLEDEKQNLIRVNDILTELEKQVGPLARQSEAAKEYLRLKEDLKKYDVNQFLMETEGIQVQVKENQEKEIIVSRDLEEAKQTSEGIREKYDALDTYLAELEEAISKAGNEKNKSNMEMGSLEGRINVLKEQINTEQMNAEHIAGRMRAIDSEIQMKMTQAATYEEERSLIADQVKSAVNELKEAEEVLYSEEEKIHLLEHQIEEGKSGIIDILNEKASLTAKQQRYETMLEQVNVRRSEVCQKLLKFKSDESEQEEQLEALQKEADEIETRIAEGQEAQAFSENRAEELQGEVKRLNKNLNDKQQEYHTSYTKLESLRNIAERYEGYGGSIRRIMEVRDRVRGIHGVVADLITVPKKYEIAIETALGGSIQNIVTDSEETAKQLIEYLKKNRYGRATFLPLTSVGNRDSFRQDRALTEPGVLGLANTLVEADSQYKGLLNHLLGRVVVVDTIEHAIALAKKFQYSFRIVTLEGELLSVGGSMTGGAFKNTSNLLGRKREMEELEEICSKALTDVERLEKELVMNEGLLGESREELEKIRAEKQQLYLKQNTVKINIRRIEDKKEEIKESYGDLERENGQLEEQIREVGASQQEIFTAIDKLETQNQETVGELEQLNGRLETARADREQYLKDLSSVQLKTSGLKQKDDFELENIRRVKEEVHRLEEELSGLSNGTHGSNSIIEEKQKEIEALKGKIQEEKVYSEELEGIINEKSTQKEASSREQKELFRKREELTGRISLLDKELFRLQSQKEKLDEWMESHVNYMWNEYELTFSTAKDLRNQEWTSLPEIKRMIQSLKEEIRKLGNVNVNAIEDYKEVSERYEFMKTQHDDLVAAEGTLLKIIDELDTGMRKQFEEKFREIRMEFDKVFKELFGGGRGALELVEGEDILEAGIQIISQPPGKKLQNMMQLSGGEKALTAIALLFAIQNLKPSPFCLLDEIEAALDDSNVDRFAKYLHKLTKNTQFIVITHRRGTMVSADRLYGITMQEKGVSTLVSVNLIEEDLES, encoded by the coding sequence ATGTATTTAAAAAGTATTGAAATCCAGGGTTTTAAATCTTTTGCCAATAAGATCGTCTTTGAATTTCATAACGGGATCACCGGCATCGTAGGCCCTAACGGCAGCGGCAAGAGCAATGTTGCCGATGCCGTGCGCTGGGTGCTTGGTGAACAGAAGGTAAAGCAGCTTCGAAGCTCCAACATGCAGGATGTGATTTTCTCCGGAACAGAACTAAGAAAGCCACAGGGCTTTGCCTATGTTGCCATTACCCTTGATAATTCCGATCACCATCTGGCCATTGATTATGACCAGGTAACGGTTTCAAGGAGAGTATACCGTTCCGGCGAAAGCGAGTACATGATCAATGGCAGTGCCTGCCGTTTAAAGGATATTTATGAATTGTTCTATGATACCGGAATCGGAAAGGAAGGCTATTCCATCATCGGACAGGGACAGATTGATAAGATTTTAAGCGGAAAGCCGGAGGAGCGCAGAGAATTATTTGATGAGGCCGCCGGCATTGTTAAATTTAAACGGCGCAAGCTCATTGCCCAGAAAAAGCTTGAAGATGAAAAACAAAATCTCATCCGTGTGAATGACATTTTAACAGAGCTTGAAAAGCAGGTAGGCCCCCTTGCAAGGCAATCAGAGGCGGCAAAGGAATATCTCCGTTTAAAGGAAGATTTAAAAAAGTATGATGTCAACCAGTTCCTGATGGAGACAGAGGGAATACAGGTACAGGTAAAGGAAAACCAGGAAAAGGAAATCATTGTATCCCGTGATCTGGAGGAGGCAAAGCAGACATCGGAAGGCATCCGGGAAAAATATGATGCACTGGATACCTATTTAGCGGAGCTGGAAGAGGCCATCAGCAAAGCCGGCAATGAGAAAAATAAATCCAACATGGAAATGGGAAGCCTGGAAGGCCGGATCAATGTTTTAAAGGAACAGATCAATACGGAACAGATGAATGCGGAGCACATTGCCGGCCGTATGAGGGCTATTGATTCTGAAATCCAGATGAAAATGACTCAGGCAGCCACTTATGAGGAAGAGCGTTCCCTGATTGCCGACCAGGTAAAATCTGCTGTAAATGAACTGAAAGAAGCGGAAGAAGTCCTGTATTCAGAGGAAGAGAAGATCCACCTATTAGAGCATCAGATTGAGGAAGGAAAGAGCGGCATCATTGATATCCTCAATGAAAAAGCTTCCCTGACCGCAAAACAGCAGCGGTATGAAACCATGCTGGAACAGGTGAATGTGCGCCGTTCTGAGGTTTGCCAGAAGCTTTTGAAATTTAAAAGCGATGAGTCGGAACAGGAAGAACAGCTGGAAGCTCTTCAAAAGGAAGCAGATGAGATAGAAACCAGAATCGCGGAAGGCCAGGAAGCCCAGGCATTCAGTGAGAACCGGGCTGAGGAGCTGCAAGGCGAGGTCAAAAGGCTTAACAAAAACTTAAATGATAAGCAGCAGGAATACCATACCAGTTATACAAAGCTGGAATCCTTAAGAAACATTGCGGAACGGTATGAAGGCTATGGCGGCAGCATCCGCCGTATCATGGAGGTAAGGGACCGGGTTCGCGGCATCCATGGGGTTGTGGCGGATCTGATCACAGTGCCGAAAAAATATGAAATTGCCATTGAGACTGCTCTTGGCGGAAGCATTCAGAATATTGTTACTGATTCCGAAGAAACTGCCAAGCAGCTCATTGAATACTTAAAGAAAAACCGGTATGGAAGGGCCACCTTCCTTCCCTTGACCAGCGTCGGCAACAGGGATTCCTTTCGCCAGGACAGGGCTTTAACGGAGCCGGGAGTTCTGGGACTTGCTAATACCCTGGTGGAAGCGGATAGCCAGTATAAAGGCCTTTTAAATCACTTGCTGGGCCGTGTGGTTGTGGTGGATACCATTGAACACGCCATCGCCCTTGCAAAAAAATTCCAGTATTCTTTCAGGATCGTAACCCTGGAAGGAGAACTTCTCAGCGTAGGCGGTTCCATGACAGGCGGTGCTTTTAAGAACACAAGCAATCTTTTGGGACGCAAGCGTGAGATGGAAGAACTGGAAGAGATCTGTTCCAAGGCTCTTACCGATGTGGAGCGGCTGGAAAAAGAACTGGTGATGAACGAAGGACTCCTTGGGGAAAGCAGGGAAGAACTGGAAAAGATCCGGGCGGAAAAACAGCAGCTTTATTTAAAACAAAATACGGTTAAAATAAATATACGCCGGATTGAAGATAAAAAAGAAGAAATCAAAGAATCCTACGGAGACTTGGAGCGGGAAAACGGCCAGCTTGAAGAGCAGATACGGGAGGTCGGTGCCAGCCAGCAGGAAATTTTTACAGCCATTGACAAGCTGGAAACCCAGAACCAGGAAACAGTTGGAGAGCTGGAACAATTAAATGGCCGGCTTGAAACTGCCAGGGCAGACCGGGAACAGTATTTAAAAGACTTATCATCAGTTCAGCTGAAAACCTCAGGTTTAAAGCAAAAGGATGATTTTGAACTGGAAAATATCCGGCGTGTAAAGGAAGAGGTTCACCGTCTGGAGGAAGAACTTTCCGGACTTTCAAACGGGACCCATGGTTCCAATTCCATTATTGAAGAGAAACAAAAGGAAATTGAGGCATTAAAGGGGAAAATCCAGGAAGAAAAGGTATACTCGGAAGAGTTGGAAGGGATCATAAACGAGAAGTCCACACAAAAAGAAGCAAGTTCCAGAGAACAGAAGGAATTATTCCGAAAAAGAGAGGAGCTTACGGGAAGGATCAGCCTTTTGGATAAAGAACTGTTCCGCCTCCAAAGCCAGAAGGAAAAGCTTGATGAGTGGATGGAGAGCCATGTCAATTACATGTGGAATGAATATGAACTGACTTTTTCCACTGCAAAGGATTTGAGGAATCAGGAATGGACGTCACTGCCTGAGATCAAGCGAATGATCCAGTCCTTAAAAGAGGAAATCCGGAAGCTTGGCAATGTCAATGTCAATGCCATTGAGGATTACAAAGAGGTATCGGAGCGTTATGAATTCATGAAGACCCAGCACGATGATCTGGTAGCCGCAGAGGGTACCCTGTTAAAGATCATCGATGAGCTGGATACGGGAATGAGAAAACAATTCGAGGAAAAGTTCCGTGAAATACGGATGGAGTTTGACAAGGTGTTCAAGGAGCTTTTCGGAGGAGGACGTGGTGCTTTGGAGCTGGTGGAAGGTGAGGATATCCTGGAAGCGGGAATCCAGATCATATCCCAGCCGCCCGGCAAGAAGCTTCAGAATATGATGCAGCTTTCCGGCGGGGAAAAGGCATTGACGGCCATTGCGCTGCTGTTTGCCATCCAGAACTTAAAGCCTTCTCCGTTCTGCCTTCTGGACGAGATCGAAGCAGCTCTTGATGATTCCAATGTGGACCGTTTTGCAAAATACCTGCATAAGCTGACAAAAAATACGCAGTTTATTGTTATTACACACAGACGTGGCACCATGGTGTCTGCAGATCGTCTGTATGGTATTACCATGCAGGAGAAAGGCGTTTCAACGCTTGTATCTGTAAACCTGATTGAAGAAGATTTAGAAAGTTAA